Part of the Etheostoma cragini isolate CJK2018 chromosome 8, CSU_Ecrag_1.0, whole genome shotgun sequence genome, TGAGCGGGGGAGGTGGAGGCTTCAGCCAGGAGTGTCCTTCCTCTTCTTTACCAGTCACACCCCCTGTGAGTCCAGTGCGCCCCCAGCGGTCCTAACCCAGTCTGTTCCACAGAAGTAGTTTAACACTCCAGCTACTTATGTAGCAGGATTTATACAAAGCTACATCATTTGTCATACCTTTTTCATGTGTTGcaattcagattttttgggGTTGCACAATATATCAATATGATCTCATCATTTCAATATCAACTGGTGTGATAAGCCCAGCAGGAAAGGCTGCAGCGTATTATGAAGGCtcagagatttctttttaaagtagaaaactgcaatttaaaatgtatcattcCTTTGTTATTGGTGCCTTTTCTATTCATTtctatgtttaatttgtttcataaaaaaagttagaaatgaTTTCCCTATTTATGTAAGCACATATTTTGTCTGAGAAGTAGTGCATGGATTTTCCACGATTACCGAGCTGTtgtatgatttttgttttttaatgtttctttaaagtttctgtttattttcgTTCCTACAAAGAAGAaagtttgcatttgtgtgtgatcTTAATGTCGAGGCCTTTGATTCTTATCAGACAGCTTTAGTCCTGAACATCAGGATCAGCCTTCACAAAGCTACAGCTCAGCCCTGTCCCCATGCCAGCGCTCTGTCCAGGAAGCCCAGATCAGTCTAAAAGGTCTTGTGTATTACTAGGTGGTGACGCCGCCATCGTCcccatgattgacagctggtcTCAGCCTTGCCCTCCTGTCACATCTGTGAAGGGCCATGAAGGAACTGATGCAAGAGGAGACCGGAAAAGAAAAGCTGAGGAATCCAGGgaaggaaaaaacattaaactgcCCCgtctggaggaagaggagacagCGGAGGATAATCTAGAGGACAGAGGAGACACAAAGAAATCCTTCCTTTCAAATTTATCTTCTATTGAGGATCCATCACAGAGTCACTCTGCAAAAACGCCTGTGGAAACTGGGCCCTGTGACAGTGCAGGACAGCTTTACCAGGTCCCAGACACTCACCGAACGGGGGCCAAGTGTGTCTCGGGTGGCCCAGCCGACCCTCGTCACCCAGGGATGGGATACCACAGCACAGGGGTGCTCCGGGTGAAACCCGGGCGAGGAGAAGCCACTCTGTCCCTCTCCTGCAGTGACAAGTTGGCCCGCTGGGGGGTGCTGGGCTTCCAGGGCGCGCTGCTGTCCCACTACCTAGAGGAGGCGCTCTACTTCAGCACCGTGGTTGTGGGGAAGTGTCCATACAGCCATGAAGCTATGCACAGAGCTTTGGTTACAAGGTAAGGAGTAATGATGTGAAACAAGAAGCTAGTTAATAAACATCAGTTATGAATAAAATCTAGTTTTGGCAATTTTGGTCCCACCTTGGACTTTTGGAAATCGCTATGgctgtatatctttattttctgacaAAGACAACCCCTGACACAGGTAGTTTTCATAAAGCTAATAAAAAAGCCATGTCTAGTGTATGTTGTTAGCGTGTATGAGTGGTAtactttatacagtatgtcatactCGTAACAGGTTGTCTTCAATCATAAAGAAATGCATCTCTACTTCTTTAGTTGCCAACATTTATGAAGATGCATTGAAATTTTTTGCCAGTTGTTGACAGTGAAAACCCAATGTTCACATagaaagttgtgtgtgtgtgtgtgtgtgtgtgtgtgtgtgtgtgtgtgtgtgtNNNNNNNNNNNNNNNNNNNNNNNNNNNNNNNNNNNNNNNNNNNNNNNNNNNNNNNNNNNNNNNNNNNNNNNNNNNNNNNNNNNNNNNNNNNNNNNNNNNNgtgaggactggagggatgtgatcaggtctcttggtcttagtgaggactggagggatgtgatcagGTCTCTTGGTCTTAatgaggactggagggatgtgatcaggtctcttggtcttagtgaggactggagcaGTAGCGTTCTGGATCAGCTACagctgattgattttttttttagggagacctgtaaagacccccttacagtagtcaagtctactgaagatgaaagcctGGACTAGTTTTTGTTTCCTGCATGCTGGTGGGCTCGTGGTTCTGATGAACCGGGCCAGCGTTAGTACTTCTCCTGTGAATCATGGAGTTAGTACCCAAGGACTCACTCACTGTGTTGTTCTGCTGATGATCAGTACAGATATCTTGGTTTCTGATGGATGCTTTTTAACTGTTGTTATTTGGGGTTTATTTAGTTATGTTTATAGAAATATTAAGATTATTTAAAGAGACTGAATAGCCACACTGTTACCAGCTTCCACACCTCAATATGAGTCCTGCGTGAGGGATCCATTACACGTCATCGGCCCCTGTTTGTTCTGACTGTGTTAGTACGTTGGAGGGCATTCTCCTCCCGTGTTACCTTTTTGAATGTAGTCCTCGTGTACTCCCCAGGTGCTCCAACGTGTCAGACCTCCCTGCTGGTTTCTCTGTGTGTCCGCCTGTGCTGCTCCAGTCCAGCCTGGAGTTCCCCTTcagccaggcccagacccagctGCAACACAAGGCCGGACAGGGACGGATCTCCCCCTGTGGAGCAGGTAGGAtcatcatgcacacacagtttGGTCTGAGTGACCAGAAGAAGTACTGAAGAAATCATAATAAATACTAATTATAGTCCATCTGgccttctattccatctttatgagaaaatattaaagggtaactacagttttttttcaacctggaccctatgttCCCATGTTCTGTGTCTAAgggactgatgggaacaacagtctttgacactggtccagtattaagagagATCTCTGCAGTCTGCAGTGGAGAAACAAGCTCcaatggaagttaatgggaCAAATGTCCAGCTTGTGTTTACCTTCACTAAAGTGCTCAATTTgtcactgacagactcagattaatattctacatgtctgacaacattatggaaatgatttCTAAGAAAGTTGACtatctgttaaagagtaaaatcctttaAATTGCATTCgctaaactcaccagactccatgtaaataaatgattttagcatcgtaaaatacacatTGAttgaataataatctgagtctgtcagtagaACAGAACGTTTTGTTGCCCCATAGGGTTCCACTGGTTACAGCGTTCACACATAATACTGGACCAAAGcttgttgttcctatcagttacacacgcacacacacacacacactcacacagggaAATAGGTTGAAACAAAGGGTAGTTACCCTTTCCTTTCATGAAACATTTACTTCCCAGTATTTACTTCCCAATATTGAGTACTACtgagtatttaaaaatgttgagtCTGTCAAACCTCAGTGACCAGAGGCAGGAACAGCAGCTCCCACTGTGCAACTAAAGGTCTTCGGCTTCTGTGGGATTCAGGGCCCAACATTCATTCCATATGCATTGTAAAGTTGGATTAATGTTGTTACAACATTTCTATTGACTGATCCCAGAAGTCTTTCAGCAGAATAAACTGATTTCCTCTAATATAAGTCGTAAATTCATCAATAAAGAAGTAGTGTTTAGGAGCTCAGCGAGTCTCTGTGTGTCAGCCATCAGCTGGTGTGATGTGGCGGAGCAGCCGCTAGATGTCACCGCCAACGGCTACAAACACGGAGTCACCAAGAAGGCGTCTGGCACGGCTGCAGTCAGGTAGCACTCACTCTTATTATGAGGATAGAAATGTCCAGCTGGAACAATCCCAGATTTAGCTGTttaattaattgtctcagaTACAATTGGGATTAACAAAATAGgtttatgttgatttttttcctctgtgttttttgaagctttttccgACATGTATCCCTTTTTGTAACgttcttttgtcatttcttttctccGACTGAATGAAAGTAGTTACCTTGTGAAGAGGGATGGTTGGACGGAACCATCCACTTTATTTTCCTTGACTATTTGGTTAAATGTAACCCAAATatctgatatagaaaccttttgaaaatgggatTTCCCTttgacaacaggagggttagcAAAAATCcggattatttaaaaataaattgagaaTTAGATATAGTGTATATGTAATACTTGTTGTAGTCCGATACAAATAATAAGTCACGGTTTACTCATTTGGACCAAATTGGAGTGACATGTTATAAcatgttgttatttgttatttatgtatttgacattgaccctgttcagcactttggtcaactgttgttgtttttaaatgtgctatagaaataaaattgacattgacgtTGACATTTCTGCTTGTTTGTGTCTTCAGGTC contains:
- the adat1 gene encoding tRNA-specific adenosine deaminase 1 is translated as MIEANRKYCTYFSCDTVTVYNTFDTNFNHILNTVRLPLHVPGRVNMVDADEIAKLCYERFKQLPRRGKPEPGREWTLLAAVVKITRCADSDTVEKQVVSLGTGTKCIGRTAMSPNGDVLNDSHAEVIARRGCIRYLIQELHRAVSGGVSSVFSRADERGRWRLQPGVSFLFFTSHTPCGDAAIVPMIDSWSQPCPPVTSVKGHEGTDARGDRKRKAEESREGKNIKLPRLEEEETAEDNLEDRGDTKKSFLSNLSSIEDPSQSHSAKTPVETGPCDSAGQLYQVPDTHRTGAKCVSGGPADPRHPGMGYHSTGVLRVKPGRGEATLSLSCSDKLARWGVLGFQGALLSHYLEEALYFSTVVVGKCPYSHEAMHRALVTRCSNVSDLPAGFSVCPPVLLQSSLEFPFSQAQTQLQHKAGQGRISPCGAAISWCDVAEQPLDVTANGYKHGVTKKASGTAAVRSRLCKLELFHNFLSLVAATDPSALPPSLRGAGLQTYGDYKQASQGFQQAWQQLRSQAFPLWPRSDRDLLLFH